ACCTTGTAGGCGGAGGAATCCAGACGGTTGTCTGTGGTCCATAGAGACCctaatttctaccataCACATCCATATGTGTTAGCCATTTCTCTGTAACTGGTGAGTATTTGGCTCATTGAATCCATGAAGAATTAAAAAAAGGTATgtagaagaagaggaagaaaaatgtgtaggatCTCCCCATggctcttcttcctcagtTTATTCCTTGCCAGGAATACTCACCAAgtcattaatgcagtttatcCATAGTTTACAATGGTTAGACCATGGATTGTTAGTGATTCAATGCAGAGTAGCTAGGAATGGAGTGTTAGGAGGGGCTCtccaaggaagagtatCTCTAGGGACCATAAATGGTATAGGTGTACTATTAGAAGCTATAGGTGGATATAATGGAATGTTAAGGAGTATATGAGGTACATTTGATCTTATATGGTGGTCAATAATGGGCTTTTATATGATCGCCTGTTATCTCCGCATACTACAGACCATGCCTATGGATTGCATAAGTAGTCTGTACTACACTAAAGAGATTTTTCGGAGTGTATAAGGGCAGAGAATGTCACGAAGAATGAGAGACTTTTGCGACTGAAGGGAGCCTAgaagactaggtagtagatcactatggaatgagtgtaacgaatggaatAGGGatgcgaattcatccttagatGAATGAGATGCCACTCTGAGATTCTCCATTAGTATCTTTCTTAGACTTATTAGGACTATTTTtagactctttattctACTAGCTGAGCTAGGAGGACGAGTAAAGGGagtacctagaagaatagatgaatgagttaccattaggatatgccaagcatcgagttgtacAATGCAACAATGGCACTATGGGAGCTTCTAATGTTTAGTATTAAAGAAGAACTTAATGTAGTGTGGAGTAGGGATACACTCGGCATTGACATGTCTATTCTGGACTTTGGAATGACGTGAGATGGCAGAATGTATTCGCAAGATTCTTGTGAATGTATTGATAGTTGCtcattctgtggatactctctctgacggtgagctagttgtgaaggaggatgaatggttgtctaCTGATGCTGATTGAGTAAAGTACTAGGGCGGTATGTTGGAATAGAGGACTGCAGATGATTGTGTTTCTTACTACATTGGCATTTGGAACATTCAGAAGAATCAGCCGAGTTGACCATGAATGACGATACTAGTGGACATATCCAGAAAATGTGGTCCATATTGTTCATGCATAGTATCCTATGGCACAGATTTAACTGCTAAGCATGAAGAGAGTATTACTGGCATAGAAGACTACGGATCATGCACTCATATAGTAGGTAGGGAAAATATTACTAAGGTAGCATGGAAGGGAACACAACTTATAGTGAACTGGCCGAATGGTGATTATGACTTTCATGATAGGTACCCAGATGGAGTAAAATTTGTGACGGTATACTACTATACAGCTTATGATAATGGTGAGAGTAAGATAGAGAATCCCATATTCCTTGTATTCAGAGATATCAATGGAGATGGATTTGTGTATGAGAAAAATGATGAGGTGAATTCAGAGGAAATAAACACCAGATGGAATGAAATTGATGATGGCTATGAAAAGTTCTTCAATGGAGATAAGTCAACTGGAGAATTAAAGAATGAGCTTAATGCACTTACCTGCAAAGCCTACACTTTACATGATCTTGACATTCATAGAAGTAGTGAGAGAGATACTTATGGTTGTGTCTGCGGAAGTAGTGATCTTCTCTTCACTGTTAAAGATGTTACTGATGATACTAGCCTTAGTGGATACAAGAAATACCAACATACTTACCAGCACGAATGTTTACtggaggatgaatatggATTCATAGATGATCAGGAAGGACTGCCCCTCTATTACAAGAGATATACTCTCGAATATAAGGAATCCTCTTTTGAAGAGAAATATAAATCCCTTAGGCTTAATGGTGATGATGATCAGGGTGTGAcagtatattactgggacCAAGACAAGGAGCGTGCAAAGCCCCTTGCGATGGAATTATCTGTTAGAGACTTTGGTATGATGAGACTCAATCTTggtaatgatggaaatacaAATAAAAATGACAATAGCAAATGGACTATGATGATGCGAAATAATATTAGTACTGATTGGGGTAGTTTTAAGCTTCCTCAGAATGAACTTAAGGAGAAGCTACAAATCATTAAGTGCGAACTTTTCCGTCCTTTGACAATAGATGTCTCTCATAAAGCCTGGTATTACAATCAGTACTGCTCGAATTGGAACTGTACAAGTCAAAAATGTCCCAGTGCAgtatatcttcttccttataCAGACCATGCGACGCTTTCAGGATTCACTGCTATGCAACATCAGTACGGAAATGGACCTTTTACAGTCACCAGTTTTGTGGATGATGGTCGTGAGCAGGTGATCCATGGACTTACTCTTCCCATTCTGAATGTCTCTAACATTGTCGTCTACTTTTCACTCTGTAAACTGAAGGATCCGCTACTGTTACACATCACCTCCAAGGACAGTAATGATGGGAAGTGGTTTGCAAAGAAGCGAGGAACTAGCGATGAGTGGAATGAGATATTCTTAACTGGTAGGAGACCTCATGACAGGAACGCTATAACCTATATTGAGGCAAAGCTTAAGGGGTTAGCAAAGGAAAGAGGTATCgaagaatgtgtaggtCAATGGGAAATTATAACTAATGAACTCTGGAAAAAATGGCATGAGAAAGAACTCTACCGTCCTAGTAAACATTTGGGTCCTTCTCCACCTGACGATAATTCCTCTGATTCTCTATTTGGAATACCACCTAAATCTGAAGAGCCACAATTTCCACCTATTCCTGCTGAAGCTGTTTCCTATAGAAGCTCTGATGATGGTCATGCTGATGAAACTAGAGGAGACAATGATGGAGTAGTTCTGACTACTAATAGAGAAGCTGGTGGTATCAAGGCTGTTCTAGAAGAAGTTAAAAATGGGAAACAGGAAGAATCCGTTATTCTTCAAGAATCTTCTCAAGAAAAAAATCCTGATGAACTATGTGCTGATCTATCTGACCaagttcctgatacagagtctgaaacaaagattctcctacaaggtactcctgtggctcaaatggctgaagatgctattgATGGTGAAAGACTAAAACATCTTATTGCTGATCCATCTAGAGTATATCTTGATGGATTTTCTCTTTCCGCTCCTGGTCCATTTAGTTTTCCTGTTCCCTCTACTACTATATCTGGATATACTTATGAATATTCATCTGCTTCTCCTAAACCTCTACTTAGTTTTAGGGGAATTTCTCTTTCTGAACTAGGTGGTGATACTCCTGTTACTAATCCATCTATTACTTTTGTTGCTGGCCCTCCTAATAGTGCTAGTAAAGAAGCTAAAAAAGACTCTGGCGAACCTGAAACGACTCCTGCTGCTCCTAAAGCTCCTGATGCTAAACAAGCTGAAGAACCTGCTCAACCTACTGCTGAAGGTAAATCTGAAGATCTTCCTAAAGCTGCTATTTCTTCTGAAACTACTACTAGTCAACCTACTCAACTTACTGCTGAAGAATCTACGTCTGGAGCTCTCACTGAATCTCAAGCTCAACAAGCCTTAGCCTCTGGTCATGGAGAACATAATCTAGCTCATGAAAACCCTCAAGAAGCTAAAGACTCTAATCTAAATATTGTAGTTGGAGTGCCTACAGGCATTCTTGGTACatctgccttggcttgttttgcaggatggaaactctataatcgctataaaggaggcCCTTGGGTTAGGAGAAATAAAGATTCCCACTCCCATTACTGCAAGGTTATGAAAACTGCTGGTATAGATACAAAAATGGTGATGAATGCAATAAAATAGAACCTGAAGATAGTACTGATAAAGGACTAGATAAACTGCTTAATGAACTTAAAAGTGGAGCTATTGACAAACTGTATGATTCATTTAAGAATACTGATCTTAAAAATCTCCAATCTGGTCGAGACAATCGTTACTACTCCAAAATCTCTCTTTTTTACCCTCCTATACTGATTTATTCTTTCAACAAAAGTCTTATTCCTTCAATCTACTTTGTCTACTAGGATCAGGTTCTAATGCATCTAGGTTACCCCAAAGACATTCCTAGAAAGTACAATTTTTTCTTATGCTCTGAGAATCTATATTTTCCTAAAATACCCTGATTTATCTACTATTCTTGATCTAATTATCgacattcttcttccttcaccCCATGAATTCTGTttactcttcttccttctccaCTCATCTACTCATTATCCTACAGGAACTAAAATGAGGATTCTTGTCTTCATCTGTCTTATCTTCTTGCATCAGCTCTGTGAGGGAGCTGGAAATGGTAAGAAGGCGGAGGATTCCAAAGGTGCTGCGGCAAAAGTTAGTGGCTCCACCACGCCAGCCGAAGCTACAGAGACTGCGCCTGTTGAACCTGATACTATAGATGTGAGTAAGAAACCTAATGATAATGATGCCATCTTCGTTGAATACGATGATGAAGGGATTACCTACAAGAGTTACACATTGAGGGATAATGTCACCGCTAAGACTGTCAAGGAAGGAAATATCACAATATGGACTGTAGGAGACGGTGGAAAACACCTCAAAGTCTTTACATATTCCAAGGACAATGTCCACCTGTGTCGTATTAATGTCAAATCCTCCAATGAAATTACTCCTCATTTTTTTGAGAAGGTAAACGGGAAATGGGAATCACTAGAACATCCGGAATTCTCTCAAAAACTAAATGACCTTTTAGAATCTGTAGACAAAAAAATGAGACTAGAATTCATGATGCTTTCAGATGATGTGGCTGACTTTTATGAGTATTATGCACATGGAATGTTAATCACTGTTGCATTCCCAAAGTTCAAGACTACGAGTGTATCCTGTACAAAGGATGTTTGGACGGCTAACGGTAATGAAGAGTGTATTTGTGCTCGTTTTTACACTAGAAGAGGAGGTTTTTGCACCCTTTATATAAAGAATGGTGACAAAACGGAAATCAAAGACTTTGAATATAGCGGTAACCAATGGAAAAGTGTCTGTAACCGCAACGCAATTACAGGCATATGCACCTCATATAGACCCTCTGAGGATGCAGAAACAAAGGTTACTACAAGTTCCATGGATATTACCAAGGAGGACAATACAGTTTATAATACGAAAACTTTCATAGTATCTGGAATAGATGTCAAGAGACACACTCCACTCCCAAATAAATGGATTAATGAAGTTAAAGACGGAGGAGTATCAGTATGGAAGAATCCTAACGGCCAAAGTGAGAGATGTATATCCTGTGAGTTTAAATCAAAGGGAAATGTTTCCTTAACAAGTATGCTTGTTTGTACCAGTTTTGATCTATGGTTTCtctattttgaaaagaatggtaatgaatggaagagtatagaAAAGAAGGCTGATTTTGACAAGAAGATAGAGGAGATGAAAAAGATGGAGACTACTCAGCCCACTTCCATAGCTGATCTCCTCTCCAAGGTTGACTCtactctctttaatgtagaGGAAGCAGAGGAGGATAACTTTAAGGTTCTTAAGTTAAAGGCTAAGGATGGAGTTACTATTACTGAGCTCACTTACGGAGAAGAAACACTATGGCAAGCTCCAAATGCTGGTGATTCATGTTCAGTAGCTACTTTCTACCTTGGACCAAACAATGACCCAGTAGCTGCTTCATATAGATTCAAGAGAGAAAATGATGGCAAGACAGTAGAAGGCTACCGCCAATTCTCTGGTGGAAAGTGGCTCTGTCTTCAGGACATTGATAGGGAAGGATGATCCTGCTGATAAACCAGCAGTCCTAGCCGCTCAACAAGGTAGTCAACAAACTGTAGCTCCTAGTGGACAACCTGCCAAGAAGGAacaaaataaacaaacagTAGTTCAGAAGAACAATAAACCTATCAAATAGATCCCATATCTAAAGTCCAAAGTCGACTCTTCACTCTTTGATGGTGTACTACTATGGGAAGATAATGATAAATCATGCTATTCGGCTCTATTGTATCTAGATGATGATAGACTCATTATCGCAGTTTTTAAGAATGGAAACTTTAATTGGTCCAGGTATTTGTCAGGGGTCTCTATTCACATACTTTCTGTGAACAAACAAACGGTGAATGGAAAGGGATAAATGATTTTGGGGAGAACTTGGAAGCCTTGAGAGACCCAGATTAAAATACGCCTTAAAGTTCCAACATAAAATTTCGACTAACCACTAACAAGTCTTAAATCTTGACATTACACCTACAGACATTCTGCACCAAATCTACAGCTACATGATCCTTCCGCTCCCATTTATTCACACCCTCTTGTAGGACTAATTAATGGGCCTACCATATGGATTTCCATGAGATTCAGTGGCCATAAAAATGTTCTTTCTAAATAAATTCCGAAATGTGTAGATAAATGGGTCGTGTAGAGTGTCTCAGGGTTACCGCTTGGGACAATTCTTTTCACTCTGGCCTATGATACAAGACTCTATAATGTATATCTAGTCTCTTAAACTCCAGTATACCATATGCAAAATCTATAGATTGTCTCTATAGCTCAAAAGGAAGGTTTCCTCCGTAGCATCTTCTGTCCGtaaaatctgcaaattACGTCTCTGTCTCGTCCCTTCGTTTAATTGTCATAAGTACAAAGTCTAAGGAGTTATTTAGTATACTAACATTGCTGCATGCACGGTGTTTTCAGTCTATAATTGAGACTTGTTCTTGGGACTTTTAAATGGTAAATAGCGAAAATGTtagatgtaaagaataGTAACGAAACTATCAACAGTGACGACAGAGATAAGGTATACAAAAGAACTCTTGCACTCATTATTTTGGGCTTTTTATTGTTCTTGGCCATAATAATCACAGTTCCAACTTTGGTCTCCTTGTATAGGTCTAAACCTAATTTAAAGTCTAAAGACCTGAAAAAATAACCGAATATACAAGATGGACATGTTTTAGAGATTATAGAAAAGCTCAAGGCAGAGCTACAGGTGCTCGCCAAGTTAATAGAGTAGTGTGAAGGCTATAGCATCTACTGGTATGACAAGGGAACGTTGAGAAAGTACCTCTTCCACAAGAACAGCATTAGAATGGAGAATTCAAAAACACTCACATAAATCTGGTACATGAAGCTGAGGTGATGAAAAGAGAGAAAGTTTAGGATCTCAGAAGAGATCAAGGGTCAAAGGGCATATTTATAATGCATATGGATTATTCGCCAAAGCGCCAGGAATAAAACCGTAACCCTCAACAATGTTACTAATCTCCTTTTAAAGATACGCTAACTCAACTCTTGATAGATGACCATCTATGTAACTGTCTATGAACCTAATTTGTCATTCATGTCTCTACATGTGAATAGGTACAGTAGGTAGCATTTTTAACTCCATTGCCAGTTTAACTAGAGTatttataatgtaaatGGATGCTTTAAGCTGCCAAGGACAGATTGTCCGCTACATTTCGGCGCATGCTAAACTCTCTAATGTCTCCCAAGGAAGAGACACTGACAGGAGCACTGCTCCATAGCAACACCTTAGACCCCATCCATAGtattaaaataaacataTAGCACATATTAGACCTCTATAATGGTCTATAGTCACTGCAATTTCTCCAGAAACTGCCATCTATGATACGCTAGACACGTCGCACTGATCTCGAATGTAGACGCAGAAATGCAGATCTGTCCATGTATAATCCGCGAATTAATCATAATTTAATCCATCAGTAAAATACCATAAAATTTGCGATCAATCTAATACACCTGCACATCCATTCACTTTGCATGCAGTTGGGTTGCTTTATGCCATGCCATCTTCCGAGCCACCACAGACTGTTGGCTGCTAGGGAACACTTTGTATACACAATTTAGACCAATTCAGGATTAAAGACAACCTCATTTCTTGGAACGCAAACTCAGTCGCCAATCGAACGCCGAGACCAAAATGGCGTCTAGACTACTGGTTTACCCGAGTGAAGATCGGTCAGAATGTGAAAATAGAGAGCAAATTGGGCTTTCTCCCATGTTCAAGAGAGCTATTATATGTGCACTAGTTAGTATTTTTGCGACAGTAATCGTAATTGTGCTGACGTTTCACTTCTCTAGGGAGAATTTCGAACAAACGGGAGCAATCAAGAAGATCATATACGTCACAGAAATC
This region of Theileria equi strain WA chromosome 1, complete sequence genomic DNA includes:
- a CDS encoding hypothetical protein (encoded by transcript BEWA_027350A), with the translated sequence MTILVDISRKCGPYCSCIVSYGTDLTAKHEESITGIEDYGSCTHIVGRENITKVAWKGTQLIVNWPNGDYDFHDRYPDGVKFVTVYYYTAYDNGESKIENPIFLVFRDINGDGFVYEKNDEVNSEEINTRWNEIDDGYEKFFNGDKSTGELKNELNALTCKAYTLHDLDIHRSSERDTYGCVCGSSDLLFTVKDVTDDTSLSGYKKYQHTYQHECLLEDEYGFIDDQEGLPLYYKRYTLEYKESSFEEKYKSLRLNGDDDQGVTVYYWDQDKERAKPLAMELSVRDFGMMRLNLGNDGNTNKNDNSKWTMMMRNNISTDWGSFKLPQNELKEKLQIIKCELFRPLTIDVSHKAWYYNQYCSNWNCTSQKCPSAVYLLPYTDHATLSGFTAMQHQYGNGPFTVTSFVDDGREQVIHGLTLPILNVSNIVVYFSLCKLKDPLLLHITSKDSNDGKWFAKKRGTSDEWNEIFLTGRRPHDRNAITYIEAKLKGLAKERGIEECVGQWEIITNELWKKWHEKELYRPSKHLGPSPPDDNSSDSLFGIPPKSEEPQFPPIPAEAVSYRSSDDGHADETRGDNDGVVLTTNREAGGIKAVLEEVKNGKQEESVILQESSQEKNPDELCADLSDQVPDTESETKILLQGTPVAQMAEDAIDGERLKHLIADPSRVYLDGFSLSAPGPFSFPVPSTTISGYTYEYSSASPKPLLSFRGISLSELGGDTPVTNPSITFVAGPPNSASKEAKKDSGEPETTPAAPKAPDAKQAEEPAQPTAEGKSEDLPKAAISSETTTSQPTQLTAEESTSGALTESQAQQALASGHGEHNLAHENPQEAKDSNLNIVVGVPTGILGTSALACFAGWKLYNRYKGGPWVRRNKDSHSHYCKVMKTAGIDTKMVMNAIK
- a CDS encoding signal peptide-containing protein (encoded by transcript BEWA_027360A), encoding MRILVFICLIFLHQLCEGAGNGKKAEDSKGAAAKVSGSTTPAEATETAPVEPDTIDVSKKPNDNDAIFVEYDDEGITYKSYTLRDNVTAKTVKEGNITIWTVGDGGKHLKVFTYSKDNVHLCRINVKSSNEITPHFFEKVNGKWESLEHPEFSQKLNDLLESVDKKMRLEFMMLSDDVADFYEYYAHGMLITVAFPKFKTTSVSCTKDVWTANGNEECICARFYTRRGGFCTLYIKNGDKTEIKDFEYSGNQWKSVCNRNAITGICTSYRPSEDAETKVTTSSMDITKEDNTVYNTKTFIVSGIDVKRHTPLPNKWINEVKDGGVSVWKNPNGQSERCISCEFKSKGNVSLTSMLVCTSFDLWFLYFEKNGNEWKSIEKKADFDKKIEEMKKMETTQPTSIADLLSKVDSTLFNVEEAEEDNFKVLKLKAKDGVTITELTYGEETLWQAPNAGDSCSVATFYLGPNNDPVAASYRFKRENDGKTVEGYRQFSGGKWLCLQDIDREG